A region from the Arachis ipaensis cultivar K30076 chromosome B01, Araip1.1, whole genome shotgun sequence genome encodes:
- the LOC107627393 gene encoding probable esterase D14L encodes MGVVEEAHNVKVVGSGTRFIVLAHGFGTDQSVWKHIVPQLVDEFRVVLYDNMGAGTTNPEYFDFGRYSTLQGYAYDLLAILEELRVSSCIFVGHSVSAMIGTVASISRPDLFTKIIMVSASPRYLNDADYFGGFEQEDLDQLFDAMAANYKAWCSGFAPMAVGGDMESVAVQEFSRTLFNMRPDIALSVLQTIFQSDMRQILSLVTVPCHIIQSKRDLAVPVVVAEYLHQHLGGSSIVELLSSEGHLPQLSSPDTVIPVLLKHIHYDIAT; translated from the exons atggGAGTAGTGGAAGAAGCTCATAACGTGAAGGTTGTGGGTTCAGGTACGAGGTTCATAGTTCTAGCTCACGGGTTTGGAACCGACCAATCTGTGTGGAAACACATAGTCCCTCAACTCGTAGACGAGTTCCGCGTGGTGCTGTACGACAACATGGGAGCCGGCACCACTAACCCCGAATACTTTGACTTTGGACGTTACTCCACTTTGCAAGGCTACGCCTATGACTTACTCGCCATTTTGGAGGAACTTCGCGTCTCTTCTTGTATCTTCGTTGGCCACTCCGTCTCTGCCATGATCGGAACTGTGGCTTCCATTTCTCGCCCCGATCTCTTCACCAAGATCATTATGGTCTCCGCTTCTCCTAG GTATTTGAACGACGCGGATTACTTCGGGGGTTTCGAGCAGGAAGATCTGGACCAGTTATTTGACGCCATGGCGGCGAATTACAAAGCATGGTGTTCAGGTTTTGCTCCAATGGCCGTTGGAGGTGACATGGAATCCGTGGCGGTTCAAGAATTCAGCCGAACCCTGTTCAACATGAGGCCAGACATAGCTCTTAGTGTGTTGCAAACCATATTCCAAAGCGATATGAGACAAATTCTAAGTCTCGTTACCGTTCCATGTCATATAATACAAAGTAAGAGGGATCTCGCTGTTCCGGTGGTAGTGGCGGAATATCTGCACCAACACCTTGGCGGTAGCTCCATCGTCGAGCTCTTGTCTTCGGAAGGTCATTTGCCGCAGTTGAGTTCGCCGGATACCGTGATTCCTGTGCTGCTCAAGCATATTCATTACGATATTGCGACTTAA